The sequence ttttgcaaaggcaatatctatagacgaaaatgtggcaacttttcaggattccaatatcttctcgaatccccacattatctttttctttcgcaagagtccaaaacttcacgtggcctctgataatgcctgtcggcactttcggcgttttcaagtattattttcaaagccgatcttgctttacggatttcacggagctactttttcaaaagtatcccgagaatctcgcaattttcctatggttaatttgaaattcaccggttctatctattcattgtatttgtgtataaatgtgttactaacgaaattttctttgcagaagacatccagttttcccatacaaaatgatgctatatctacttgtttttcttatcattaagcacttaatatgcctgagaagcaagactatctctgatcatccattcaggaagcaagactatccctgatcatgtttctgcaagatcagggaattgtgaaggcggccttgtgctctaatctcctgaggtccttctagactaggagaattgagagcttgttttctgctcccaccagcttccttccttgattgatgagctgcttgtctgctcccaccagcttccttccctgattgcttaccttatcttgcaatcaatatcacaattttttttgcattttttctctttttgtaactctctgttcataagagattttatttctttagaatgaacatctgaagaaagaatccatgaagtgatcctaactctgagagttatttgtttttgacagagaaaagaattgtgatttttgcttttgcaggatataactagatcatcaagcactacatttactgggccgatacaagcttgaatgatacttgagaaaagtttctcccacctaaggatgtaagcaatacttgtgttattttatgcttatatacttatttgatattttatcttgaaaggtaaccaaatggggagataagtccattccaaaagaatggcttgtatgtatccatgaattattaatgcaaattttacaaattgcaagttggatacattgataatacactgcacaaattaaagtcccataagaacaaaatatgggtatagcagtgatcaatatgatgcacgcctgttgcgtagcaaatgatgtggattgaagtcccgaaaggacaatcccttgacatgtcaatattgatattgtgcacgcctaatgcgttgcaaattgtatgggttaaagtcccagaaattaattgacatgtatatatattaatctgtagcatgcctgcagcatgacagatatatggttctaaatgttccaactccctaaatggagattatccacgccctactataacataacgctccattggaggttataatccacattctcacataataaaagccccctgcagtggcttgggtacccaaaagcaaagaaatgcttataattgatgcatgcgcatgcacatgagaatggtgggatcatgaattgatgaatgacaaattttgattttggagtagctactcaaatcatcaatgggctgtgttgattggaaccacgctcaattattaaatgtcgacaatatcattggccaaaatggaatgaggcaattccattatagatgagaatgaacgtgaaagaacaaacccacagtacgaaccccaaaatttgttaatactgaaagttatacttgggtgttcggaataaaagggaatatacctactttgtatgacacaatgtttctggcagaaacaaggaatgttgggttttctccatatttacagattcaattgtgccccccccttattgcacatttacggagaccaacatgttatctttaagggttattaaatgcacagagcatatcacctgaagtgattccctaaagatgtataaatagctgggttaaagctatataatgtgtcataaagtttaatccctttaaacaaaatccttgaaaggattgaaattgcatgaagcaagtccccgaatgacatgtgcctgaagcacaaaatccgtactcaatactaatatgcataaattgcctcagtgagtacattaatatgtttgcaaacacattaaagcttctcaagagttccagaaatatttgtctcgactgaaagatcaagcattatgccaacgagattattgcttatactaagaaagtattgaagcatttttatgaggattatccgttggacactttaaggattttccggaagtatattggaccggacatcgtattttccagatagagctcaactccatcaccatcattttgggatgatgtgaggcatatttgatgctatctaagcataacaccatatacgggcatatttttgagtgaaattataaatagcccaagtgttattagatatgcggactctggaaatctctatggtcgcttactggaaacagctagtcatgaagttttcagggggagatattcatcagggggagcatggtattcataaagactttcatacactgtactctttttccttcatcaggtttttatcccactgggtttttcctggtaaggttttaacgaggcagggTCACACGCATGTCActatacacagaattttattttacgcatggttatgtactctttttccttcgaccagtttttgtcccactgggtttttactggcaaggtttttaacgagacatATTCCATATcctttgtggtctccaagggggagtgttgtaaataatAAAGGTGGAGCCCACACGTTATatagtggagcccacatgtttgAAGGTTTGCCTATAAGAAGAACACCTTCCCATTGTAATATACATATagaatgaaaatgagaaaatcagTTTTATGTATTCTCACCACCTAAATTCCCTCtctaatttctctttttagtTTATAACAGTTTGGAtaattgttaattttttatcCAAATAATGCCCGCGGTTTGACCACTCCTGGTCTGACCAAACAGTATAAAAATCGCGGACTCGAACAATTTTAGCTAAACGAGAGTGGGAGAGAGCTTCAAATTCCTCAGAGTTCCAAAACCTTAAACCCAAATCTCTGAAAACCCTAATTACTATCTGCAAGCCCCTTTCTCTGTGGAATGGGAAAGGGCCAACCAGAGCAACAGCAACCACGGATTTCAGTGAAAGACACAGTGTACAAGCTACAACTCGCTCTCCTCGAAGGCGTCAAGACCCAAGACCACCTTTACTTGGCTGGCTCTATTATCTCTCGCTCCGACTACAATGACGTCGTCACAGAGCGCACCATAGCCAACCTCTGTGGCTACCCTCTCTGCTCCAATGCCTTGCCTTCCGAATCTTCTCGTCCCCGCAAGGGTCACTATCGCATTTCGCTCAAGGAGCACAAGGTCTACGACCTCCACGAGACCTATATGTATTGCTCCTCACGCTGTGTTATCGAAAGCAAGGCTTTTGCTCAGAGTTTGGGCGAGGAGAGGTGCGATATCTTGGATTTTGGAAAGGTTGAAAAGATCTTGAGGGCTTTTGGGGATGTAGGTTTTGATAAAGGTGAAGTGGGTTTCGGGGAGATTGGGGATTTGGGGATTTCTAAGTTGAAGATTGAAGAGAAGGTTGAAACGGGTATTGGGGACTTGGGGATTTCTAGGTTGAAGATTGAAGAAAAGAGTGAAACAGATATAGGGGATTTGGGCGCCATTGGTCCATCTAATGCTATTGAAGGCTATGATTTGGGCGCCGTTGGTCCATCTAATGCTATTGAAGGCTATGTTCCACAGAAAGAGAGGATATCCAAGCCATTGGGTtccaaaaagaacaaagaaggTATGTGGGCTTGAAATCTTTATATGGGGTCTGttgtttttgtgaatttcATCAGATTGAATTGTATGTATGTTGAAGAGTCTAATCTAGTGCTTGCTCAGGTTGCTAGAATTCGACTGTTTCTTGGTTGTTGTTTTCTGTTACTGTTGTTAAAGTGATTCAGGAATGTTATATTGTAGGGTCCAAAGGTAAAGATGCGAAGATGAGCAGTGGGATggatataatttttaatgagATGGATTTCATGAGTACTATAATCACTAGTGATGAATATAGTGTGTCAAAAATCCCGCCAAGTGTAGGGGAGCCTGATTTTGAAACCaagtttaaaaaatcaaaaggaaaagttgGTCTTAACAAGAATGATTCTGTAAAGAAATCCAGACAATCAAAAGGAGGGAAAAATAAGAATGTCAAGAAAGATGATGTTTGCATTCGAGAGGTGCCTTCGACCTCAGATGCTTCACAAACTGTTTTGAATGGAAGcactaaagaagaaaaagaggagtTCATTGTTGAAAAGGCTGAGCAATCAGGTGAGGCCTTGCTAAGATCCTCTCTTAAACCTTCAGGGACAAAGAAACTTAATCGTTCTGTTACTTGGGCTGACGAGATGATTGATAGCACTGGGAGCAGAAACCTTTATGAGGTGAGAGAGATGGAACAGATAATGGAATACTCTGATGCATTTAGCAGTATGCACAAGCCTTCAGTGGAAAATAAAGTTGGTTGCTCTAATACCTGGTTTGATGAGAAGATTGATAGCACGAAGAGTAAAAATATTTGCGAGGTTAGAGAAGTGCAAGATGCTGATGTTTTAGGGAGTTTGGACTTGCAAGAAAATGAGATTTTGGAATCAGCAGAAGCCTGTGCCATGGCATTGAACCAGGCAGCAGAAGCTGTTGCATCTGGAGAATCTGATGTCAGTGTTGCTGGTATGTCATTGTGTGGAAGTGTAGTTAATAGGTAATAAATTACACTTGTTGAATTTGATATGTAATAGTGTTCTTTCTATGTGTCCTTTCAAATATCAGTTTCGGGAGCTGGAATTATTATATTGCCACGTCCAGATGGTTTGGATGAAGAAGAGCCTACTGAGGATGTTGATATGCTTGAACCAGCACAAGCTCCTCTGTGGCCAAGAAAGCCTGGAATTCCATGTTCGGATTTGTTTGACCCTGAGGATTCATGGTTTGATGCTCCACCAGAGGGTTTCAGCGTAACCGTGAGAGtgcattt comes from Prunus dulcis chromosome 6, ALMONDv2, whole genome shotgun sequence and encodes:
- the LOC117631325 gene encoding putative RNA polymerase II subunit B1 CTD phosphatase RPAP2 homolog — its product is MGKGQPEQQQPRISVKDTVYKLQLALLEGVKTQDHLYLAGSIISRSDYNDVVTERTIANLCGYPLCSNALPSESSRPRKGHYRISLKEHKVYDLHETYMYCSSRCVIESKAFAQSLGEERCDILDFGKVEKILRAFGDVGFDKGEVGFGEIGDLGISKLKIEEKVETGIGDLGISRLKIEEKSETDIGDLGAIGPSNAIEGYDLGAVGPSNAIEGYVPQKERISKPLGSKKNKEGSKGKDAKMSSGMDIIFNEMDFMSTIITSDEYSVSKIPPSVGEPDFETKFKKSKGKVGLNKNDSVKKSRQSKGGKNKNVKKDDVCIREVPSTSDASQTVLNGSTKEEKEEFIVEKAEQSGEALLRSSLKPSGTKKLNRSVTWADEMIDSTGSRNLYEVREMEQIMEYSDAFSSMHKPSVENKVGCSNTWFDEKIDSTKSKNICEVREVQDADVLGSLDLQENEILESAEACAMALNQAAEAVASGESDVSVAVSGAGIIILPRPDGLDEEEPTEDVDMLEPAQAPLWPRKPGIPCSDLFDPEDSWFDAPPEGFSVTLSPFATMWNSLFTWITSSTLAYIYGRDESFHEEFLSVNGREYPPKIVLAGGRSSEIKKTLDESFARALPGVVSELRLPTPISSLEQGMGRMLNTISFTDAIPAFRMKQWQVIVLLFLEGLSVCRIPALTPHMTNRRMLFYKVLENTQISAEQYELMKDLIIPLGRAPQFSAQSGA